A part of Desulfobacter sp. genomic DNA contains:
- the feoB gene encoding ferrous iron transport protein B, producing the protein MKKEITIALAGNPNCGKTTIFNNLTGARQKVGNWPGVTVEKKEGRLSHGGCEVRVVDLPGTYSLTPFSIEEVTARDYILNHAPDIVVNIIDASNLERSLFLALQILELGRPSLFVLNMADMAEAKGMKIDADTLSSLLGLPVVFTVGNRNKGTHAILDAAFEEIKAFEEGKEARQIRYGNEIEQCIEAVCTCLGAEGGGEDALRTRWQAIKLLEDDQLIKNALKDRAELPAALETAAACRSRVKDLFQDDFEIVITDDRYGVIEGLIKASVKFTAQKRIDMSRNIDLLLTDRFFGIPVFIFFIWAMFQLTFSLGAYPMEWIESGVGLLSGALDNAMAPSLFKSLVLDGIVAGIGSVIIFLPNILILFFCIALFEDTGYMARAAFLMDRVMHTSGLHGKSFIPMLMGFGCNVPAIMATRALENQKDRVLTILMTPFMSCSARLPVYIVLAGTFFAHRAGTVIFCLYATGIIIAIASGRILRSLLFRGEEAPFVMELPPYRVPMLKSLLIHMWDRSKMFLKKMGGVILVGSVIIWVLSTFPRTTDFSVDYDGKIAAAKAAYNQKTASLDTEAHRGLAAAQLEKEVSDLLNLKEQERVGGSYIGMIGKALEPVFAPIGIGWQSSVALVTGFVAKEVVVSTMGVLYGVGEGEEGALQAALRNSGMTPVSALSMMVFVLLYVPCFATVVAVYKEASAKWAWFNVIYTTTVAWTMSFLVYRVGMMLS; encoded by the coding sequence ATGAAAAAAGAGATCACCATTGCCCTGGCCGGCAATCCCAATTGCGGCAAGACCACTATTTTTAATAATCTGACAGGGGCCCGGCAGAAGGTGGGCAACTGGCCCGGGGTTACCGTTGAGAAAAAAGAGGGGCGCCTCTCCCACGGCGGCTGTGAGGTGCGGGTGGTGGACCTGCCCGGCACCTATAGCCTCACCCCTTTTTCCATTGAAGAAGTGACGGCCAGGGATTATATCCTGAATCATGCGCCGGATATTGTGGTCAATATCATTGATGCTTCCAACCTTGAGCGCAGCCTGTTTCTGGCGCTCCAGATTCTTGAACTGGGCCGTCCCTCGCTTTTTGTCCTTAATATGGCGGATATGGCAGAAGCCAAAGGGATGAAGATCGACGCCGACACATTGTCCAGCCTTTTGGGGCTGCCCGTGGTGTTTACGGTGGGAAACCGGAACAAGGGAACCCATGCCATCCTTGATGCGGCCTTCGAGGAGATCAAGGCCTTTGAGGAGGGCAAGGAGGCCCGGCAAATCCGTTACGGAAATGAAATTGAGCAATGCATTGAAGCTGTCTGCACCTGCCTCGGAGCTGAGGGGGGCGGAGAGGATGCCCTGCGCACCCGGTGGCAGGCCATTAAACTCCTTGAGGACGATCAGCTCATAAAAAATGCCTTGAAAGACCGGGCGGAACTGCCCGCCGCCCTTGAGACTGCGGCAGCATGCCGCAGCCGGGTGAAGGATCTGTTCCAGGATGATTTCGAGATCGTTATCACCGATGACCGCTACGGCGTCATTGAGGGCCTGATAAAGGCCTCGGTGAAATTCACCGCCCAGAAACGGATCGATATGTCCAGAAATATCGATCTTTTGCTCACGGATCGTTTTTTCGGCATCCCGGTATTTATATTTTTCATCTGGGCCATGTTTCAGCTGACCTTTTCCCTGGGTGCCTATCCCATGGAATGGATCGAATCCGGGGTGGGACTGCTTTCAGGCGCCCTGGACAATGCCATGGCTCCCTCATTGTTCAAGTCTCTTGTCCTGGATGGCATCGTGGCCGGTATCGGTTCTGTGATTATCTTTCTGCCCAATATCTTGATTCTTTTTTTCTGTATCGCCCTGTTCGAGGATACCGGGTATATGGCCAGGGCCGCCTTCCTCATGGACCGGGTGATGCATACCTCCGGGCTCCACGGCAAGTCTTTCATCCCCATGCTGATGGGGTTTGGATGCAACGTGCCGGCCATCATGGCGACCCGGGCCCTGGAGAACCAGAAGGACAGGGTGCTTACCATATTGATGACCCCCTTTATGTCCTGTTCTGCACGGTTGCCGGTGTACATTGTCCTGGCAGGCACTTTCTTCGCCCACAGGGCCGGGACAGTGATTTTCTGCCTCTATGCCACGGGCATCATCATTGCCATCGCGTCCGGACGGATTCTGAGAAGCCTGCTGTTCAGAGGCGAGGAGGCACCATTTGTCATGGAGCTTCCCCCTTACCGGGTGCCCATGCTTAAAAGCCTGCTCATCCATATGTGGGATAGAAGCAAGATGTTTTTAAAAAAAATGGGCGGAGTGATCCTGGTGGGCTCCGTCATCATCTGGGTATTGTCCACTTTTCCCAGGACCACGGATTTCTCAGTGGATTACGATGGGAAAATCGCCGCCGCAAAAGCTGCGTACAATCAGAAAACCGCATCTTTGGATACCGAAGCGCACCGCGGGCTGGCTGCCGCCCAACTTGAAAAAGAAGTGTCAGACCTGTTAAACCTCAAAGAACAGGAACGGGTGGGCGGATCATATATCGGTATGATCGGAAAGGCTCTGGAACCCGTGTTTGCGCCCATCGGCATTGGGTGGCAGTCCAGTGTCGCCCTGGTGACCGGTTTTGTGGCCAAGGAAGTGGTGGTCTCGACCATGGGGGTCCTTTACGGTGTGGGAGAAGGGGAAGAGGGGGCATTGCAAGCGGCACTTAGGAACTCAGGCATGACGCCGGTATCGGCGTTGTCCATGATGGTTTTTGTGCTGTTGTATGTTCCCTGTTTTGCCACGGTAGTGGCTGTTTACAAAGAAGCCTCCGCAAAATGGGCCTGGTTCAATGTAATCTATACGACAACGGTTGCATGGACAATGTCTTTTCTGGTATACCGGGTCGGAATGATGTTGAGTTGA
- a CDS encoding SH3 domain-containing protein has protein sequence MSMRLYNKRMIVFCGFILAALLADTGWAAERLAVKASIANLRNGAGTKYKVLWQVEKYHPFLVIQKKGDWYEVKDFEGDSAWIHNSLLTSIKTVISTKSKCNVRKEPNTKSPVVLRVERGVPFKVLKRKGSWIRIEHADGETGWIYKTLVW, from the coding sequence ATGAGTATGCGTCTTTATAATAAACGGATGATTGTTTTTTGCGGGTTTATACTGGCGGCCCTATTGGCAGATACTGGATGGGCAGCCGAACGGCTGGCTGTGAAGGCTTCCATTGCCAACTTGAGAAATGGTGCCGGCACCAAATACAAAGTACTCTGGCAGGTGGAAAAATACCATCCGTTTTTGGTCATCCAAAAAAAGGGGGATTGGTATGAGGTTAAGGATTTTGAAGGGGATTCCGCCTGGATTCATAATTCGCTTCTCACCAGCATTAAAACGGTGATTTCAACAAAATCAAAGTGCAACGTCAGAAAAGAGCCCAATACAAAAAGTCCGGTGGTACTGCGGGTTGAGCGGGGGGTGCCCTTTAAGGTTCTCAAACGCAAGGGCAGCTGGATCCGCATCGAGCATGCGGACGGGGAAACCGGGTGGATATATAAGACACTGGTCTGGTGA
- a CDS encoding tetratricopeptide repeat protein, translating to MADQGVSNERKKELEQMDPFQDALVKGLSYASEHKKQIGLIIGAVVVVCVVFSTIIYSFKRSEVQASRLSAKAVAAYGNVYAQDRNPQKGFEAVKDDFQAVLDEYANTSAGRMAMVTFAKICFDAGEYDKAYELYSQALSDMGDDAGMENFFLSALGNLSQLKKDREKAKSYYLRIENGASNLLKDEARFALALIYEAENDMAASLKMYEKIVKENENSIYKAIAQSRINGEKG from the coding sequence ATGGCGGATCAAGGTGTATCAAACGAACGGAAAAAAGAACTGGAACAGATGGACCCTTTTCAGGATGCCTTGGTAAAAGGGCTTTCCTATGCATCGGAACATAAAAAACAGATTGGGCTGATTATCGGGGCTGTGGTGGTGGTCTGCGTGGTTTTTTCAACCATTATCTACAGTTTTAAACGGTCCGAAGTCCAGGCGTCAAGGCTTTCTGCCAAAGCAGTGGCGGCTTACGGGAACGTCTATGCCCAGGATAGAAATCCCCAAAAAGGGTTTGAGGCGGTTAAGGATGATTTCCAGGCGGTTCTGGATGAATATGCCAATACCAGTGCCGGGCGGATGGCCATGGTCACTTTTGCCAAGATTTGTTTTGATGCAGGCGAGTATGACAAGGCCTATGAACTCTATTCCCAGGCTCTCTCAGACATGGGAGACGATGCCGGTATGGAAAATTTTTTCCTTTCAGCACTGGGGAACCTGTCCCAGTTGAAGAAGGATAGGGAAAAGGCAAAATCCTATTACCTTCGTATCGAAAATGGGGCATCAAACCTGCTGAAGGATGAGGCCCGGTTTGCCCTGGCACTGATCTATGAGGCGGAGAATGATATGGCCGCCAGCCTTAAGATGTATGAAAAGATCGTGAAGGAAAACGAAAATTCCATTTACAAAGCCATTGCCCAGTCCCGGATAAACGGGGAGAAGGGGTAG